One Mesorhizobium sp. L-2-11 genomic region harbors:
- the tlpA gene encoding thiol:disulfide interchange protein TlpA has translation MSDGNRFFPAPRLILAALVAGVLAGAVAVYVSESGSGNNAPAQVAVGDSKDDVACAAKADRARTVAAAATGQVAALLPADPPQSLKGLAFNSPDGKPMTLADHAGKTVLLNLWATWCAPCRAEMPAFDALQKEMGSDAFEVVAVNVDAGDDSKPKKFLEETGVEALGYYRDSTMALFNDLKTRGLALGLPVTMLIDAEGCLIAHMNGPAEWSSPDAKRLVETALGKSD, from the coding sequence ATGTCAGACGGCAATCGATTTTTCCCGGCCCCGCGCCTCATCCTTGCCGCTTTGGTGGCAGGCGTGCTGGCCGGCGCGGTCGCGGTATATGTCAGCGAAAGCGGTTCTGGCAACAACGCCCCCGCTCAAGTCGCGGTTGGCGACAGCAAGGACGATGTCGCCTGCGCCGCCAAGGCCGACCGCGCCAGGACGGTGGCGGCGGCTGCCACCGGCCAGGTTGCAGCACTTTTGCCGGCCGATCCGCCGCAATCGCTGAAGGGCCTTGCCTTCAACAGCCCCGACGGCAAGCCGATGACGCTCGCCGACCATGCCGGCAAGACGGTGCTGCTCAATCTGTGGGCGACATGGTGCGCGCCCTGCCGCGCCGAAATGCCGGCGTTCGACGCGCTGCAGAAAGAAATGGGCAGCGACGCCTTCGAGGTCGTCGCGGTCAACGTTGATGCCGGCGACGACAGTAAGCCGAAGAAGTTCCTCGAGGAAACCGGCGTCGAGGCGCTCGGCTACTACCGCGATTCGACGATGGCGCTGTTCAACGATCTCAAGACGCGCGGTCTGGCGCTCGGCCTGCCGGTCACCATGCTGATCGACGCGGAAGGCTGCCTGATCGCCCACATGAACGGCCCGGCCGAATGGTCGAGCCCGGACGCCAAGCGGCTGGTCGAGACGGCGCTCGGCAAGTCGGACTAA
- the ugpB gene encoding sn-glycerol-3-phosphate ABC transporter substrate-binding protein UgpB has protein sequence MKFFGFAAGVAATLTLLSTTSAFAATQISWWHAMTGANAEVVDKISKDFNASQSDYELVPVFKGTYPETLNAGIAAFRAGQAPDILQVFDVGTGVMMAAEGAIKPVAEVMTGAGMTFDKSQYLPGIVGYYSKPDGTMLSFPYNSSSPILYYNKDIFQKAGLDVNPPKTWNEVWEAAKKIKTSGAAPCGYTSTWLTWIHLENFAAWNDVSWATQQNGLAGGDVELKINAPIFVNHFQALADLAKDGTFKYGGRTSEAKQIFLAGECGIFTESSGGLGDIVKSGMNYGIGQLPYDTDAKGAPQNTTPGGASLWVFGNKSDEQYKGVAAFFAYLSKTDVQEYLHQKSGYLPVTLAAYEATKKSGFYEKNPGRETPILQMTGKAPTDNSKGVRLPNLPQVRDIQNEELEKMLAGQQTAQQALDNAVTRGNAAIEEALEN, from the coding sequence ATGAAGTTCTTCGGCTTCGCGGCCGGTGTTGCCGCCACCTTGACCCTGCTTTCCACCACCTCCGCCTTCGCCGCCACGCAGATCAGCTGGTGGCACGCCATGACCGGCGCCAACGCCGAGGTCGTCGACAAGATCTCCAAGGATTTCAACGCCAGCCAGAGCGACTATGAACTGGTTCCGGTGTTCAAGGGCACCTATCCGGAGACGCTGAACGCCGGCATCGCCGCCTTCCGCGCCGGCCAGGCGCCCGACATCCTCCAGGTGTTCGACGTCGGCACCGGCGTGATGATGGCGGCCGAGGGTGCGATCAAGCCGGTGGCCGAGGTGATGACCGGTGCCGGGATGACCTTCGACAAGAGCCAGTATCTGCCCGGCATCGTCGGCTATTATTCGAAGCCGGACGGCACCATGCTGTCCTTCCCCTACAACTCCTCCTCGCCGATCCTCTACTACAACAAGGACATCTTCCAGAAGGCCGGCCTCGACGTGAACCCGCCCAAGACCTGGAACGAGGTGTGGGAAGCCGCCAAGAAGATCAAGACGAGCGGCGCCGCCCCTTGTGGCTATACCTCGACCTGGCTGACCTGGATCCATCTGGAGAATTTTGCGGCATGGAATGACGTGTCGTGGGCCACCCAGCAGAACGGCCTGGCCGGCGGTGATGTCGAACTCAAGATCAACGCGCCGATTTTCGTCAACCACTTCCAGGCGCTCGCGGATCTCGCCAAGGACGGCACCTTCAAATATGGCGGGCGCACCTCCGAAGCCAAGCAGATATTCCTTGCCGGCGAATGCGGCATCTTCACGGAATCGTCGGGCGGTCTCGGCGACATCGTCAAGTCCGGCATGAACTATGGCATCGGCCAGCTTCCCTACGATACCGACGCCAAGGGCGCGCCGCAGAACACCACGCCGGGCGGCGCCAGCCTGTGGGTGTTCGGCAACAAGTCCGACGAGCAATACAAGGGCGTCGCGGCCTTCTTCGCCTACCTGTCCAAGACCGATGTGCAGGAATATCTGCACCAGAAGTCGGGATACTTGCCGGTGACGCTCGCCGCCTACGAGGCGACCAAGAAATCGGGCTTCTATGAAAAGAACCCCGGCCGCGAGACACCCATCCTGCAGATGACGGGCAAGGCGCCGACCGACAACTCGAAGGGCGTGCGCCTGCCGAATCTGCCGCAGGTGCGCGATATCCAGAACGAGGAGTTGGAGAAGATGCTGGCCGGCCAGCAAACCGCTCAGCAGGCGCTTGACAATGCGGTCACGCGCGGCAACGCCGCGATCGAGGAAGCGCTGGAGAACTGA
- the ugpA gene encoding sn-glycerol-3-phosphate ABC transporter permease UgpA, with the protein MSPRIVFPNKILPFLLVAPQLAITLVFFYWPAGQALYQSMLRQDPFGLRTKFVWFANFRKVLADPAYLNSIKVTVVFSLATAIVAMGVALLLAVMAEKAVRGKGLYRTLLIWPYAVAPAIAGMLWLFLFNPSIGSLAYLLRSLGIAWDPLLNGTHAMILLVSAAAWKQISYNFLFFVAGLQAVPKTLIEAAAMDGAGETKRFWTIVFPLLAPTTFFLLVVNTVYALFDTFGIVHAVTGGGPGKTTETLVYKVYNDGFVNLILGDSAAQSVILMAIVIALTAIQFRYVERKVHYG; encoded by the coding sequence CTGTCTCCACGCATCGTCTTTCCCAACAAGATCCTGCCCTTCCTGCTGGTGGCGCCACAACTCGCCATAACACTGGTTTTCTTCTACTGGCCGGCCGGTCAGGCGCTTTACCAGTCGATGCTCAGGCAAGACCCGTTCGGGCTGAGGACCAAGTTCGTCTGGTTCGCCAATTTCCGCAAGGTGCTGGCCGATCCGGCCTACCTCAACTCGATCAAGGTCACGGTGGTGTTTTCGCTTGCGACGGCGATCGTCGCCATGGGTGTGGCCCTCCTGCTTGCGGTCATGGCCGAGAAGGCAGTGCGCGGCAAAGGCCTCTACCGCACACTGTTGATATGGCCTTATGCCGTGGCGCCGGCGATTGCCGGCATGCTGTGGCTTTTTCTGTTCAATCCTTCGATCGGCTCGTTGGCCTATTTGCTGAGAAGCCTGGGCATTGCATGGGACCCGCTGCTCAACGGCACCCACGCCATGATCCTGCTGGTGTCGGCGGCTGCCTGGAAGCAGATCAGCTACAATTTCCTGTTCTTCGTCGCCGGCCTGCAGGCGGTGCCGAAAACGCTGATCGAGGCGGCGGCCATGGATGGCGCCGGCGAGACCAAGCGCTTCTGGACCATCGTCTTCCCGCTGCTCGCGCCGACGACCTTTTTCCTGCTGGTCGTCAACACCGTCTATGCCCTGTTCGACACTTTCGGCATCGTTCATGCCGTCACCGGCGGCGGGCCGGGCAAGACGACCGAGACGCTGGTCTACAAGGTCTACAATGACGGCTTCGTCAATCTGATCCTCGGCGACTCGGCGGCGCAATCGGTCATCCTGATGGCCATCGTCATTGCGCTCACAGCTATCCAGTTCCGCTACGTGGAACGCAAAGTCCATTACGGTTGA
- the ugpE gene encoding sn-glycerol-3-phosphate ABC transporter permease UgpE, which produces MIGQSPLRTFIAHAVLILGILIVAFPIYYTFVASTHTLQTILRPPLPLLPGGQLWNNYSEALFGGIGRIGGVSVGQLLLNTTIMALGVAVGKIFISILSAYAIVFFRFPLRMTFFWLIFITLMLPVEVRILPTYKVMVDLGMIDTYAGLIIPLIASATATLLFRQFFMTIPGELIEAARVDGAGPWRFFFDILLPLSRTNIAALFVILFIYGWTQYLWPLLVTNSNDMNTIVIALRKMVSFADADTEWHLVMVTAMLAIVPPILVVVLMQRWFVRGLVESEK; this is translated from the coding sequence ATGATCGGCCAATCCCCGCTCCGCACCTTCATCGCCCATGCCGTGCTCATCCTCGGCATATTGATCGTGGCTTTTCCGATCTACTACACCTTCGTTGCCTCGACACACACGCTGCAAACGATCCTCAGGCCGCCACTCCCGCTCTTGCCCGGCGGCCAGCTATGGAACAATTACAGCGAGGCGCTGTTCGGCGGCATTGGCCGCATCGGCGGCGTCAGCGTCGGCCAACTGCTCCTCAACACCACGATCATGGCGCTCGGCGTTGCGGTGGGAAAGATCTTCATCTCGATCCTGTCGGCCTATGCGATCGTGTTCTTCCGCTTTCCGCTGCGCATGACCTTCTTCTGGCTGATCTTCATCACCTTGATGCTTCCCGTGGAGGTGCGCATCCTGCCGACCTACAAGGTGATGGTCGATCTCGGCATGATCGACACCTATGCCGGCCTGATCATCCCGTTGATCGCCTCGGCCACCGCGACGCTGCTGTTCCGCCAGTTCTTCATGACCATACCGGGCGAATTGATCGAGGCGGCGCGCGTCGACGGCGCCGGGCCATGGCGCTTCTTCTTCGATATCCTGTTGCCATTGTCGCGCACCAACATCGCGGCGCTGTTCGTGATCCTCTTCATCTATGGCTGGACGCAGTATCTGTGGCCGCTGCTGGTCACCAACAGCAACGACATGAACACCATCGTCATCGCGTTGAGAAAGATGGTTTCCTTTGCCGATGCCGATACCGAATGGCACCTGGTCATGGTCACGGCGATGCTGGCCATCGTGCCGCCGATCCTGGTGGTGGTGCTGATGCAGCGCTGGTTCGTGCGCGGCCTGGTCGAATCCGAAAAGTGA
- the ugpC gene encoding sn-glycerol-3-phosphate ABC transporter ATP-binding protein UgpC, with translation MATVDLKDVKKVYPSGVEAVKGVSIAIPDKELCVLVGPSGCGKSTLLRMIAGLETISAGTVAIDGKVVNAIGPTERDIAMVFQNYALYPHMKVYDNMAYGLRNRGTPKDEIDSRVRSTAKVLELSALLDRRPRELSGGQRQRVAMGRAIVRNPKVFLFDEPLSNLDAKLRGQMRVEIKNLQRTLGVTSVYVTHDQLEAMTLADILVVMNAGLVEQTGAPLDIYEKPASIFVASFIGAPPMNLLALTGSSSGPMLADGTVIGFAARETQAVTLGFRPEDADVTFDAEALPGALVLPAAVEAVEPVGAESLLHCAAAGSRIIVRVSGRATARPGDQLRVVAKAEKLHWFDQAGKRVD, from the coding sequence ATGGCGACCGTCGATCTGAAGGACGTGAAGAAGGTCTATCCCAGCGGCGTCGAAGCCGTGAAGGGGGTCTCCATCGCCATTCCCGACAAGGAGCTTTGCGTGCTGGTCGGCCCCTCCGGCTGCGGCAAGTCCACGCTGCTTAGGATGATCGCCGGTTTGGAGACCATTTCCGCCGGCACAGTCGCCATCGACGGCAAGGTGGTCAACGCCATCGGCCCGACCGAGCGCGACATCGCCATGGTGTTCCAGAACTACGCGCTTTACCCGCATATGAAAGTCTATGACAACATGGCCTATGGCCTGCGCAATCGCGGCACGCCGAAGGACGAGATCGACAGCAGGGTGCGCTCGACCGCCAAGGTGCTGGAGCTTTCGGCGCTGCTCGACCGGCGGCCGCGCGAGCTTTCCGGCGGCCAGCGCCAGCGAGTCGCCATGGGCCGCGCCATCGTGCGCAATCCGAAAGTCTTCCTGTTCGACGAGCCGCTCAGCAACCTCGATGCCAAATTGCGCGGCCAGATGCGGGTCGAGATCAAGAATTTGCAGCGCACGCTCGGCGTCACCTCGGTCTATGTCACCCACGACCAGCTCGAGGCGATGACGCTGGCCGACATCCTTGTTGTCATGAACGCCGGCCTGGTCGAGCAAACCGGCGCGCCGCTCGACATCTACGAAAAGCCGGCGTCGATCTTCGTCGCTTCCTTCATCGGCGCGCCGCCGATGAATCTCCTGGCGCTGACCGGAAGTTCCTCAGGACCGATGCTGGCTGACGGCACGGTGATCGGCTTTGCGGCTCGCGAAACACAGGCCGTGACGCTGGGGTTTCGCCCTGAAGATGCCGACGTCACCTTCGATGCGGAGGCGCTGCCCGGTGCGCTCGTCCTGCCGGCGGCAGTCGAAGCGGTCGAGCCGGTCGGTGCCGAAAGCCTTCTTCACTGCGCCGCAGCTGGCAGCCGTATCATCGTGCGCGTCTCAGGTCGCGCCACCGCCAGGCCCGGCGACCAGTTGCGAGTCGTGGCCAAGGCAGAAAAGCTGCACTGGTTCGATCAGGCCGGCAAGCGGGTCGATTGA
- a CDS encoding ABC transporter ATP-binding protein, with amino-acid sequence MSFLELTDVHKHYGPVAALAGVDLSVASGSRTAIVGPSGCGKTTLLRLIAGFEAPDRGRIVLDGEVLANGGAAVPAYRRGIGVVAQDGALFPHLSIAANIGFGMRHHQDKRSERIVELAYIVGLDKAILKRRPHELSGGQQQRVALARAMAMKPRLMLLDEPFSALDTGLRASMRKAVAELLETAGITTILVTHDQAEALSFASQVAVMRDGKFSQVGSPHELYLKPKDRMVAEFLGDAIILPAKIADGFATSPLGRIAVDSTERRDLVRIMLRPEQVLLKRTSREGMSGTPDMLFGEVTESEFAGSMCTIAVRLLNSPDPPDAAAIGNTPLVLRKPGMDTPVVGEIVRLTVSGKAHVFA; translated from the coding sequence ATGAGCTTCCTCGAACTCACCGATGTGCACAAGCACTACGGCCCGGTGGCCGCGCTGGCCGGCGTCGACCTCAGCGTGGCCAGCGGCAGCCGCACCGCGATCGTCGGGCCGTCCGGCTGCGGCAAGACGACCTTGCTGCGGCTGATCGCCGGTTTTGAGGCGCCGGACCGGGGTCGCATCGTGCTCGACGGCGAGGTGCTGGCCAATGGCGGCGCCGCCGTGCCGGCATATCGGCGCGGCATCGGCGTGGTGGCGCAGGACGGCGCCCTGTTCCCGCATCTGAGTATCGCCGCCAATATCGGTTTCGGCATGCGACATCACCAGGACAAGCGCAGCGAGCGTATCGTCGAGCTCGCCTACATCGTCGGGCTCGACAAGGCGATCCTGAAACGGCGGCCGCACGAGCTCTCAGGCGGCCAGCAGCAGCGTGTGGCGCTGGCCCGCGCCATGGCCATGAAGCCGCGGCTGATGCTGCTCGACGAGCCGTTCTCGGCGCTCGACACCGGCCTGCGCGCCTCGATGCGCAAGGCGGTGGCCGAGCTTCTGGAGACCGCCGGCATCACCACGATCCTGGTCACGCACGACCAGGCCGAGGCGCTGTCCTTTGCCAGCCAGGTCGCGGTGATGCGCGACGGCAAATTCTCGCAGGTCGGATCGCCGCACGAGCTTTATCTCAAGCCGAAAGACCGGATGGTCGCCGAATTCCTCGGCGACGCCATCATCCTGCCGGCCAAGATCGCGGACGGCTTCGCCACTTCGCCGCTGGGTCGGATCGCCGTCGACAGCACCGAGCGGCGTGATCTCGTCCGCATCATGCTGCGGCCGGAACAGGTGCTTTTGAAACGGACATCCCGCGAAGGCATGTCGGGCACGCCGGACATGCTGTTCGGCGAAGTCACGGAGTCCGAATTCGCCGGCTCGATGTGCACCATCGCGGTGCGGCTCTTGAACAGTCCCGACCCGCCGGACGCGGCCGCGATCGGCAACACGCCACTGGTCCTGCGCAAGCCAGGCATGGACACACCGGTGGTTGGCGAGATCGTCCGGCTGACGGTGTCGGGCAAGGCGCATGTGTTCGCCTGA
- a CDS encoding ABC transporter permease has protein sequence MQSAAELARSPTGIAAGEWKCRRPISWISLAAILVSLFSLLPLAFIIWIAVQTGWEAVSALVFRPRVGELLVNTLLLVVLAVPICIVLSVTLAWLTERSSLPGVRLWAWLSVAPLAIPAFVHSYAWITLVPGLHGLWAGVLVSVVAYFPFLYLPVAAALRRLDPALEDAAAAVGLGPWRVFRRVVLPQLRLAICGGSLLVGLHLLAEYGLYVFIRFDTFTTAIVDQFQSTFNGPAANMLAAVLVTCCFVLLGIEVLVRGEERYARVGSGAARQQQRTRLGRATIPCLALPVVTALLALGVPFVTIGRWLVAGGADVWRLDEIGLALGQTLFLALAGALLATVAAMPMAWISIRAPGRLQRLLEGCNYIVGSLPGVVVALALVTITVRIALPLYQTLFTILVAYALMFLPRALISLRASIAQAPVELERAAASLGRSPLKALWSTTIRLSAPGAAAGMALVALGIMNELTATQMLAPNGTRTLAMAFWAHSGEIDYASAAPYALIMVAMSLPLTWLLYVQSKRMAGR, from the coding sequence ATGCAGTCCGCCGCCGAACTTGCACGTTCACCGACCGGCATAGCGGCTGGGGAATGGAAGTGCCGGCGGCCGATATCCTGGATTTCGCTCGCCGCTATCCTGGTTTCATTGTTCTCGCTGCTGCCGCTCGCCTTTATCATCTGGATTGCCGTGCAGACCGGCTGGGAAGCCGTATCGGCACTGGTGTTCCGGCCGCGCGTCGGTGAACTTCTGGTCAACACCCTGCTTTTGGTGGTGCTGGCGGTGCCGATCTGCATTGTGCTCTCGGTGACGCTGGCCTGGCTGACCGAACGCAGCAGCCTTCCCGGTGTCCGCCTGTGGGCCTGGCTGTCGGTGGCGCCGCTCGCCATCCCGGCCTTCGTCCACAGCTACGCCTGGATCACCCTGGTGCCGGGACTGCATGGACTGTGGGCCGGCGTCCTGGTTTCCGTCGTCGCCTATTTCCCGTTCCTCTATCTGCCGGTGGCGGCAGCCTTGCGCCGGCTCGATCCCGCTCTTGAAGATGCTGCGGCAGCCGTCGGCCTCGGGCCGTGGCGCGTGTTCCGGCGGGTCGTGCTGCCGCAGCTCAGGCTCGCCATCTGCGGCGGCTCCCTGCTGGTCGGCCTGCACCTCCTCGCCGAATATGGCCTCTACGTGTTCATCCGCTTCGACACCTTCACCACGGCGATCGTCGATCAGTTCCAGTCGACCTTCAACGGCCCCGCCGCCAACATGCTGGCAGCGGTGCTGGTGACATGCTGTTTCGTGCTGCTTGGGATCGAAGTGCTGGTGCGCGGCGAGGAGCGCTATGCGCGCGTCGGCTCGGGCGCCGCGCGCCAGCAGCAACGCACAAGGCTCGGCCGCGCCACCATCCCGTGCCTGGCTCTGCCGGTCGTCACCGCGCTGCTGGCGCTCGGCGTGCCGTTCGTCACCATTGGCCGCTGGCTTGTGGCCGGCGGCGCCGATGTCTGGCGCCTCGATGAGATCGGCCTGGCGCTCGGCCAGACCCTCTTCCTGGCGCTTGCCGGCGCCCTGCTCGCCACGGTTGCCGCCATGCCGATGGCCTGGATCTCGATCCGCGCGCCGGGACGGCTGCAGCGCCTTCTGGAGGGCTGCAACTACATCGTCGGCTCTCTGCCCGGCGTCGTCGTGGCGCTGGCGCTGGTCACCATCACCGTGCGCATCGCGCTGCCGCTCTACCAGACCCTGTTCACGATCCTCGTGGCCTATGCGCTGATGTTCCTGCCGCGCGCCCTGATCAGCCTGCGGGCGTCGATCGCGCAGGCGCCGGTCGAGCTCGAACGCGCCGCCGCCAGTCTCGGCCGGTCACCGCTCAAGGCGCTGTGGTCGACGACGATCCGCCTGTCGGCGCCCGGTGCCGCGGCAGGCATGGCGCTGGTGGCGCTCGGCATCATGAACGAATTGACCGCCACGCAGATGTTGGCGCCCAACGGCACCCGCACGCTGGCGATGGCGTTCTGGGCCCACAGCGGCGAGATCGACTATGCGTCCGCCGCACCCTACGCGCTCATCATGGTGGCGATGTCGCTGCCGCTGACCTGGCTGCTCTATGTCCAGTCGAAGCGGATGGCCGGACGATGA
- a CDS encoding iron ABC transporter substrate-binding protein, whose protein sequence is MKHALAALAGAMALAISLIASPVMAQDGGIVVYNAQHESLTNAWVEGFTEETGIKVTVRHGGDSDFSNQIVAEGAASPADVFLTENSPAMALVESSGLFATVDADTLAQVPKEYQPASGKWVGIAARSTVFAYNQTRLTAEQLPKSLLELADSSWKGRWATSPAGADFQAIVSALLQLKGEAATADWLKAMKENFTAYKGNSTVMKAVNAGEVDGGVIYHYYYYGDQAKTGENSRNVGLHYFKNQDPGAFVSVSGGGVLASSKHPREAQAFLKWVTGKAGQDVVKTGNSFEYAVGKGAESNPALVPLADLQAPKVDATTLNSRKVTDLMTAAGLL, encoded by the coding sequence ATGAAACATGCTCTTGCCGCCCTTGCCGGAGCCATGGCACTTGCAATCAGCCTGATCGCCAGCCCGGTGATGGCCCAGGACGGCGGCATCGTCGTCTACAATGCCCAGCATGAGAGCCTGACCAATGCCTGGGTGGAAGGTTTCACCGAGGAAACCGGCATCAAGGTTACCGTTCGCCACGGCGGTGACAGCGACTTTTCCAACCAGATCGTCGCCGAAGGCGCCGCTTCGCCGGCCGATGTGTTCCTGACGGAAAACTCACCTGCCATGGCGCTGGTCGAGTCATCCGGCCTGTTCGCGACGGTCGACGCCGACACGCTTGCACAGGTTCCCAAGGAATACCAGCCGGCCAGCGGCAAGTGGGTGGGCATCGCCGCGCGCAGCACCGTCTTTGCTTACAACCAGACCAGGCTGACCGCCGAGCAGTTGCCCAAGTCGCTGCTTGAACTCGCCGATTCGAGCTGGAAGGGACGCTGGGCCACCTCGCCGGCCGGCGCCGATTTCCAGGCGATCGTCAGCGCGCTTTTGCAGCTCAAAGGTGAGGCCGCAACGGCCGACTGGCTGAAGGCGATGAAGGAGAATTTTACCGCTTACAAGGGCAACAGCACGGTGATGAAGGCGGTCAATGCCGGGGAGGTCGATGGCGGCGTGATCTACCACTATTACTATTACGGCGACCAGGCCAAGACCGGCGAGAACAGCAGGAATGTCGGGCTGCATTATTTCAAGAACCAGGATCCGGGCGCGTTCGTCTCGGTTTCCGGCGGCGGCGTGCTGGCCTCCAGCAAGCACCCGCGGGAAGCTCAGGCCTTTCTGAAATGGGTGACCGGCAAGGCTGGTCAGGACGTGGTGAAGACCGGCAATTCCTTTGAATACGCGGTCGGCAAGGGCGCGGAGTCCAATCCGGCGCTGGTGCCGCTGGCCGATCTGCAGGCGCCGAAGGTCGATGCGACGACGCTGAACTCCAGGAAGGTGACCGACCTGATGACGGCAGCCGGCTTGCTTTAG
- a CDS encoding sigma-70 family RNA polymerase sigma factor — translation MTGKDEAELSRLMRAAIAGDERAYADFLRRTAALVRGFIRRKIVQGGVDPEDVVQETLLAIHVKRHTWRQGLPVLPWVYAIARFKLIDAFRRRGRRIEIEIDEIAETFAEPEAETVSGRDITRALDGLPPAQRSVVSSVSVEGRSIGETAVRFGISETAVRVSLHRGLAAIAKRFGAKQFKRE, via the coding sequence GTGACCGGCAAGGACGAGGCCGAGCTTTCCCGGCTGATGCGGGCCGCGATCGCGGGAGATGAAAGGGCTTACGCCGACTTTCTGCGCCGGACGGCTGCTCTGGTTCGCGGCTTCATCAGGCGCAAGATCGTTCAAGGCGGGGTCGATCCCGAGGATGTCGTGCAGGAAACCTTGCTGGCCATTCATGTAAAGCGGCATACCTGGCGCCAGGGTTTACCTGTGCTGCCCTGGGTCTACGCCATAGCGCGCTTCAAGCTGATCGACGCTTTTCGACGGCGCGGGCGGCGCATCGAGATCGAGATCGACGAGATCGCCGAAACCTTCGCCGAACCGGAGGCCGAGACCGTCAGCGGGCGCGACATCACCCGGGCCCTGGACGGCCTGCCGCCGGCGCAACGTTCGGTGGTTTCGTCGGTGTCGGTCGAAGGCCGTTCCATCGGCGAGACGGCGGTGAGGTTCGGCATCAGCGAGACGGCGGTGCGGGTGTCGCTGCATCGCGGTCTCGCAGCCATTGCCAAACGCTTCGGGGCCAAACAGTTCAAGCGGGAATGA
- a CDS encoding NrsF family protein, giving the protein MRTDDLIKALDADARSTAMPLGSAWWIGAGAATLIAAVVFWLAIGPRTDIATAMYTARFVAKFVFTMALAASAFALIRALSTPGAATSRAAAWMVAAPLLVAVAVGLELLSVPAAEWGRRLVGSNMVICLTFIPLIGIGPLAVFLAVLRYGAPTRPVLAGAVAGLLAGGLAATFYAAHCFDDSPLFVATWYTIAIAILAALGALGGRLFVRW; this is encoded by the coding sequence ATGAGGACCGACGATCTCATCAAGGCGCTCGACGCCGATGCCCGCAGCACGGCAATGCCGCTTGGCTCGGCCTGGTGGATAGGCGCAGGTGCGGCTACGCTGATCGCGGCGGTCGTGTTCTGGCTGGCGATCGGTCCACGCACTGACATCGCCACCGCCATGTATACGGCGCGTTTCGTTGCCAAGTTCGTGTTCACGATGGCTCTGGCGGCCAGCGCCTTCGCCTTGATCCGCGCCCTGTCGACACCCGGTGCAGCGACGAGCAGGGCGGCGGCCTGGATGGTTGCCGCACCGCTGCTGGTGGCCGTAGCGGTGGGCCTGGAACTCCTTTCGGTGCCTGCGGCCGAATGGGGCAGGCGGCTGGTCGGCAGCAACATGGTTATCTGCCTGACCTTCATTCCGCTGATCGGCATCGGTCCGCTTGCTGTCTTCCTGGCGGTGCTGCGCTATGGCGCGCCGACGCGGCCGGTGCTTGCCGGAGCCGTGGCGGGCCTGCTCGCCGGCGGGCTGGCGGCAACTTTTTATGCCGCACACTGCTTCGACGATTCGCCGCTGTTCGTCGCCACCTGGTATACGATCGCGATTGCCATCCTCGCCGCGCTCGGCGCGCTCGGCGGGCGGCTTTTCGTGCGCTGGTAG